A single window of Leeuwenhoekiella sp. MAR_2009_132 DNA harbors:
- the serC gene encoding 3-phosphoserine/phosphohydroxythreonine transaminase, with product MKKHNFSAGPSILPQEVLKQASDAVLNFNNSGLSLIEISHRSKDFVDVMEEARELALQLLGLEGKGYKALFLQGGASMQFVMAAYNLLENKAGYLNTGTWSDKAIKEAKIFGDVVEVASSKDKNFNYIPKDYSIPSGLDYLHVTTNNTIFGTQLKNIPALDIPLVADMSSDIFSRQLDFTKFDLIYAGAQKNMGPAGTTLVVVREDILGKVTRQVPAMLDYTQHISKGSMYNTPPVFAVYTSLLTLRWLKNNGGIKGAEENNDKKATLIYSEIDLNPLFTGFAAVEDRSTMNATFNLTEDNLKETFDTMLKEAGISGVNGHRSVGGYRASMYNALSLQSVGTLVDVMSELERKA from the coding sequence ATGAAAAAACATAATTTCAGTGCCGGACCAAGTATTCTTCCTCAAGAAGTGCTTAAACAGGCCTCTGACGCCGTATTAAATTTCAACAATTCAGGTTTATCACTTATAGAAATTTCTCATCGTAGTAAAGACTTCGTTGATGTGATGGAAGAAGCTCGTGAGCTTGCACTGCAACTTTTAGGTCTTGAAGGTAAAGGCTATAAAGCACTATTTCTTCAGGGAGGTGCTAGTATGCAGTTTGTTATGGCAGCATACAACTTACTAGAAAATAAAGCAGGATACTTAAACACAGGGACCTGGAGTGATAAGGCAATTAAAGAAGCAAAGATTTTTGGAGATGTTGTTGAAGTAGCTAGTTCTAAGGATAAAAATTTTAATTATATACCTAAAGATTATTCAATTCCTTCAGGTTTAGATTACCTACACGTTACTACAAACAATACTATTTTTGGGACACAACTTAAAAACATACCTGCTTTAGACATTCCGCTAGTGGCAGATATGAGTAGTGATATTTTCTCTAGACAATTAGATTTTACCAAGTTTGATCTTATTTATGCAGGAGCTCAGAAAAATATGGGGCCAGCAGGTACAACGCTCGTAGTGGTACGTGAAGATATTTTAGGTAAAGTAACACGTCAGGTACCGGCGATGTTAGATTATACACAACATATTTCTAAAGGTAGTATGTACAATACACCTCCTGTATTTGCCGTTTACACTTCTTTATTAACCTTAAGATGGTTAAAGAATAATGGTGGTATTAAAGGTGCAGAAGAAAATAACGATAAAAAAGCTACTCTTATTTATTCTGAAATAGATTTAAATCCGCTATTTACAGGATTTGCAGCCGTAGAAGATCGCTCTACTATGAATGCCACATTTAACCTTACAGAAGATAATCTAAAGGAAACTTTTGATACGATGCTTAAAGAAGCTGGTATTAGCGGGGTAAATGGTCACCGCAGTGTAGGTGGCTACCGTGCCTCTATGTACAATGCATTGTCACTTCAGAGCGTAGGAACTCTGGTTGATGTTATGAGTGAATTAGAGCGTAAAGCCTAA
- a CDS encoding D-2-hydroxyacid dehydrogenase yields the protein MKVLANDGISQSGVDALKAAGFEIITTKVAQEQLENYINENQIDALLVRSATKVRKELIDACPSLKLIGRGGVGMDNIDVQYAKDKGLSVINTPASSSASVAELVFAHLYGGVRFLYDANRNMPLEGESKFGDLKKAYANGVELRGKTLGVIGFGRIGQATAKVALGAGMKVIYSDPYMEKAEVKLDFFDGQEVTFKFESKSKEDVLKEADFITLHVPAQKEYVIGKAELEMMKDGAALINAARGGVVDEIALIDALDSGKLAFAGLDVFESEPKPEIRILMHPKITLSPHIGAATNEAQDRIGTELAEQIDAILKK from the coding sequence ATGAAAGTTTTAGCAAACGATGGCATTTCACAATCTGGAGTAGACGCTCTAAAAGCTGCCGGTTTTGAGATCATCACCACTAAAGTTGCTCAAGAGCAATTAGAAAACTATATCAACGAAAATCAAATAGACGCGCTACTTGTACGTAGTGCGACTAAAGTGCGCAAAGAACTTATAGATGCCTGTCCTAGCCTTAAATTAATAGGTCGTGGTGGTGTAGGTATGGATAACATTGATGTTCAATATGCAAAGGATAAAGGACTAAGCGTAATAAACACTCCGGCATCTTCATCTGCATCTGTAGCAGAATTGGTTTTTGCACATTTATATGGTGGTGTACGTTTCTTATATGACGCTAACCGCAATATGCCTTTAGAGGGAGAATCAAAATTTGGTGATCTTAAAAAAGCATATGCAAATGGTGTAGAATTAAGAGGAAAAACCTTAGGTGTTATCGGTTTTGGTCGTATTGGCCAGGCTACCGCAAAAGTTGCATTAGGGGCAGGAATGAAAGTTATTTATTCTGACCCTTATATGGAAAAAGCCGAAGTGAAGCTTGACTTTTTTGATGGGCAGGAAGTAACATTTAAGTTTGAAAGCAAATCTAAAGAAGATGTTCTTAAAGAAGCAGATTTTATTACCTTACACGTACCAGCTCAAAAAGAGTATGTTATAGGTAAAGCTGAATTAGAAATGATGAAAGATGGTGCTGCACTTATTAATGCTGCACGTGGTGGTGTTGTAGACGAGATCGCTTTAATAGATGCCTTAGACTCTGGTAAATTAGCATTTGCAGGATTAGATGTTTTTGAAAGCGAACCTAAGCCAGAAATCAGAATTCTTATGCATCCTAAAATCACATTGTCTCCGCACATTGGTGCTGCTACAAATGAAGCTCAGGATCGTATAGGTACTGAACTTGCAGAACAAATAGATGCTATTTTAAAGAAATAA
- a CDS encoding DUF937 domain-containing protein — MAGLLDLLNSDLGKQLISGASAQTGASESKTADVLSMALPVLLGAMKKNAQTQEGASGLLGALSNKHDGSILDNLGSLLGGGSVDQNVISDGAGILSHVLGGKQPVVENTLSQKSGLDAGTVAQILKIAAPILLGVIGKETKQNNVNDSSALSGILGSMLGGQPKGNQSLIESLIDADGDGSVLDDVAGMVLGSNKKGGLGGMLGGLFGK, encoded by the coding sequence ATGGCAGGGTTATTAGACTTATTAAATAGTGATTTAGGAAAACAGCTTATTAGTGGAGCAAGTGCACAAACTGGCGCTTCAGAAAGCAAAACTGCAGATGTGTTAAGCATGGCATTACCCGTACTACTAGGTGCAATGAAAAAAAATGCACAAACCCAAGAGGGTGCTTCCGGTTTATTAGGCGCTTTAAGTAACAAACATGATGGCAGCATTTTAGATAATTTAGGAAGTCTCTTAGGTGGTGGCAGTGTTGATCAAAATGTTATAAGCGATGGTGCAGGTATTTTAAGTCACGTTTTAGGAGGTAAGCAACCTGTTGTAGAAAATACACTAAGTCAAAAATCTGGCCTTGACGCCGGTACCGTAGCTCAAATTTTAAAAATAGCAGCTCCTATTCTTCTAGGTGTTATAGGTAAAGAAACTAAACAAAATAACGTAAATGATTCTAGCGCACTCTCCGGAATATTAGGAAGTATGTTAGGAGGCCAGCCCAAAGGAAATCAAAGTCTTATCGAAAGCTTAATAGATGCAGACGGTGACGGCAGCGTTTTAGATGATGTTGCCGGTATGGTTTTAGGATCTAATAAAAAAGGTGGCCTTGGCGGAATGCTAGGTGGTCTTTTTGGAAAATAG
- a CDS encoding DUF6146 family protein produces the protein MKPFIYFFVALGLIYGCASTQTNKKLTGNNATTTANDTVRIANDSLEYEILIIEPGFNTFLVSIARPEGYYTQNYLENKNRFLVIEYNQRVNQPFTFDPNLYPQQINYDNNVDYGYEVNYKLYNYFVFFSRQYNQRFSVPTRI, from the coding sequence ATGAAACCATTTATTTACTTCTTTGTCGCCCTGGGTCTTATTTACGGTTGTGCCAGTACTCAAACCAATAAAAAATTGACAGGGAATAATGCTACGACCACTGCAAATGATACCGTACGTATCGCAAATGACAGCCTAGAATATGAGATCCTAATTATAGAACCCGGATTCAATACCTTTTTAGTTTCTATTGCACGACCAGAAGGCTATTACACACAAAATTACTTAGAAAACAAAAATAGGTTTCTGGTTATTGAATATAATCAAAGAGTAAATCAACCCTTTACTTTTGATCCTAATCTATACCCACAGCAAATTAATTATGACAACAATGTAGATTATGGTTATGAAGTAAATTATAAACTATATAATTATTTTGTATTTTTTAGTAGGCAATACAATCAGCGATTTAGCGTACCTACCCGAATTTAA
- a CDS encoding DUF6787 family protein, whose protein sequence is MKKFKENWEITQNWQLIYPFLGIVLALGSGLLIAYRFNDYFESGSVTQLLFLGIATLLLAYLFVKISLFFFEKLKNRWILEYRWQFIAVFIVFAITGSTAGRISSPVMNLIGLDYDSTSGWLYWPLRIVLIFPLYQILLLAVAWIFGQYKFFYQFEKKMLSRMGLGFLFTK, encoded by the coding sequence GTGAAAAAATTTAAGGAAAACTGGGAAATCACCCAAAACTGGCAATTAATTTATCCCTTTTTAGGAATAGTGCTCGCATTAGGATCAGGATTGCTTATAGCATATCGATTTAATGATTATTTTGAATCTGGAAGTGTAACTCAACTTCTATTTTTAGGCATTGCTACTCTCCTACTTGCGTATCTCTTTGTTAAAATTAGTTTGTTTTTTTTTGAAAAACTTAAAAATCGCTGGATTTTAGAATACCGCTGGCAATTTATTGCGGTTTTTATTGTATTTGCAATCACCGGTTCTACTGCCGGGAGAATATCAAGTCCGGTAATGAATTTGATAGGACTCGATTATGATTCTACTTCGGGATGGCTCTATTGGCCATTGCGTATAGTACTTATATTTCCGCTTTACCAAATTTTGCTTTTAGCTGTAGCCTGGATTTTTGGTCAATATAAATTTTTCTATCAGTTTGAAAAGAAAATGCTTTCCCGTATGGGCCTTGGGTTTCTGTTTACTAAGTAG